A genomic segment from Pseudoduganella chitinolytica encodes:
- a CDS encoding pectinesterase family protein → MRHPFKAALGAAVLLYATTHAAAAVDAARQPAPLDGWASQAGGTLGGSAAPGSQVYTVANRAQLLAALYNGGTNPKIIKLTGIVDMSEGQPFTSSADQAARGAVRLKSNTTLIGAGGNAGIVNGHIIVSNASQVIIRNLKLVNACDVGPVWDPADGATGNWNAAFDAIGVSGADHVWIDHVSFTDAPLTDDFLPVENGHVRQCHDGALDITNGSDYVTVSYNLFEQHNKNNLVGGSDSATGDEGRLRITFSNNVFRDVASRAPRVRFGQVHLFNNYFTGSKTHPVYPVSYSVGVGNAAKILANNNIFEIAGALACPDVVKDFAGAVPGAFRDTGSLLNGAALGACAVSSNVTWTPPYPYSVRPAALVKANALAQAGGGKLATTVTGTGSTTIDTGPVTACPASGLYFCDDFQAGTAARWDLLPVPGPNGSFRVQDEVAGSANKVLQYTAASTGGVLALIKPAALAAVPAGDYYVEARIRPLTNGTTGNKQLYLVTRYTDPANWYGAGLNVQNSTANTQVEIAKMLAGSLSRPRQVKKPIAMDGPFYTVRFELVGSTLTVYLDGENLGSIVDSAFAARGVVGLYTANKSFQIDDVRIGDPAQRPAQLALDPAVTTYAAEAGDAPYRLAVNAVAPDGRADSCTAVSSNPAVASVTLDGNTATITPLAAGSADIVFRSGADPALTRTIAATIAPRFVQPTQTYALQSATAPAPLAAAEPVDVALKLTFDAPPTLGSGGSVRIYRKADDVLVDVVRTGAESDVLGYPGQEQVRKVNTVPIRIDGNTATIRLHGGRLAYGTDYYVAIADGVFANARLGGVPFVGIGKAAGWTFATKAAAPAGDVLTVDDDGTADFRTVQGALNHAMQHLAKAAPVTIDVRNGTYEELLYLRGKDNVGIVGESRDGVEIRYTNNETLNPGTGASQVANANGTNGGRALMLVEAADMLRLQNLTLRNTTLRSPAISGQAETLYFNSDGGRLVAQDAAFHSEQDTLNLKGWSWFHRTLVAGNVDFIWGSPRAALFEDSEIRSVGDSANAANGGYVLQARVPAATDKGFVFLDSRLTHGPGPGPLHGDVPAGATWLARSPGGTASWDNIAFINCRMGRHVAAAGWAGPGVNGQPAPNPAVPNAVSGWREYGTTDLEGNPIDLAARVGGFQLDAQDVAAGFGTRAQVFAGYGGGAGWAPQP, encoded by the coding sequence ATGCGACACCCATTCAAGGCGGCGCTGGGCGCTGCCGTGCTGCTGTACGCCACCACCCATGCCGCGGCGGCGGTCGACGCCGCGCGCCAGCCCGCCCCGCTGGACGGCTGGGCCAGCCAGGCCGGCGGCACGCTGGGCGGCTCGGCCGCTCCAGGCAGCCAGGTCTACACCGTGGCCAACCGCGCCCAGTTGCTGGCCGCGCTGTACAACGGCGGCACCAACCCGAAGATCATCAAGTTGACGGGCATCGTGGATATGAGCGAAGGGCAGCCGTTCACCAGCAGCGCCGACCAGGCCGCGCGCGGTGCCGTTCGGCTCAAGAGCAATACGACGCTGATCGGCGCTGGCGGCAACGCCGGCATCGTCAACGGCCACATCATCGTGTCGAACGCGTCCCAGGTCATCATCCGCAACCTGAAGCTCGTCAATGCCTGCGACGTGGGACCCGTGTGGGACCCGGCCGACGGCGCCACCGGCAACTGGAACGCGGCGTTCGACGCCATCGGCGTCTCCGGTGCCGATCACGTCTGGATCGACCACGTCAGCTTCACCGACGCGCCGCTGACGGACGACTTCCTGCCCGTCGAGAACGGCCACGTGCGCCAATGCCACGACGGCGCGCTGGACATCACGAACGGCTCCGACTACGTGACGGTCTCCTACAACCTGTTCGAGCAGCACAACAAGAACAACCTGGTTGGCGGCAGCGACAGCGCCACGGGAGACGAAGGGCGCCTGCGCATCACCTTCAGCAACAACGTCTTCCGCGACGTGGCCAGCCGGGCGCCACGCGTGCGCTTCGGCCAGGTCCACCTGTTCAACAACTACTTCACCGGATCGAAAACGCATCCGGTCTACCCGGTCAGCTACAGCGTCGGCGTGGGCAACGCCGCCAAGATCCTCGCCAACAACAACATCTTCGAGATCGCCGGCGCCCTCGCTTGCCCGGACGTGGTGAAGGACTTTGCCGGCGCCGTGCCGGGCGCCTTCCGCGACACGGGCTCTCTGCTGAACGGTGCGGCGCTGGGGGCGTGCGCCGTCTCGTCCAATGTGACCTGGACCCCGCCGTATCCGTACAGCGTGCGTCCGGCCGCCCTGGTCAAGGCCAACGCGCTGGCGCAGGCGGGCGGCGGCAAGCTGGCCACCACGGTGACGGGCACCGGCAGCACGACGATCGACACGGGTCCCGTGACCGCCTGCCCGGCGTCCGGCCTGTACTTCTGCGACGACTTCCAGGCCGGTACGGCCGCCCGCTGGGACCTGCTGCCGGTGCCGGGACCGAACGGCAGCTTCCGGGTGCAGGACGAGGTGGCCGGCAGCGCCAACAAGGTGCTGCAGTACACGGCCGCCTCCACCGGCGGCGTGCTGGCGCTGATCAAGCCGGCCGCGCTGGCGGCCGTGCCAGCGGGCGACTACTACGTGGAGGCGCGCATCCGGCCGCTGACCAACGGCACGACGGGCAACAAGCAGCTATACCTCGTCACCCGCTACACGGACCCCGCCAACTGGTACGGCGCGGGCCTGAACGTGCAGAACAGCACCGCCAATACCCAGGTCGAGATCGCGAAGATGCTGGCCGGATCGCTGAGCCGCCCACGCCAGGTCAAGAAGCCGATCGCCATGGACGGGCCGTTCTACACGGTGCGCTTCGAACTGGTGGGCAGCACCCTGACGGTCTACCTGGATGGCGAGAACCTGGGGTCGATCGTGGACAGTGCCTTCGCGGCGCGCGGCGTGGTGGGCCTGTACACGGCCAACAAATCGTTCCAGATCGACGACGTGCGCATCGGCGACCCGGCGCAGAGACCGGCCCAGCTGGCGCTCGATCCAGCCGTCACCACTTACGCCGCGGAAGCCGGCGATGCGCCGTACCGGCTTGCCGTCAACGCGGTCGCGCCGGACGGCCGCGCGGACAGCTGCACGGCGGTGTCCAGCAACCCCGCCGTGGCCAGTGTCACGCTGGACGGCAATACGGCGACGATCACGCCGCTGGCGGCAGGCTCGGCGGACATCGTGTTCCGCTCTGGCGCCGATCCGGCGTTGACGCGGACGATCGCGGCCACCATCGCGCCGCGCTTCGTGCAGCCGACGCAGACGTACGCGCTGCAATCCGCGACGGCGCCGGCGCCGCTGGCCGCCGCGGAACCGGTGGACGTGGCACTCAAGCTGACGTTCGACGCGCCGCCCACGCTGGGCAGCGGCGGCTCCGTGCGCATCTACCGCAAGGCGGACGATGTGCTGGTGGACGTCGTCCGCACCGGTGCCGAGAGCGACGTGCTGGGCTATCCCGGCCAGGAGCAGGTGCGCAAGGTGAATACGGTGCCGATCCGGATCGACGGGAACACAGCGACGATCCGGTTGCACGGCGGCAGGCTGGCCTACGGCACCGACTACTACGTGGCGATCGCGGACGGCGTGTTCGCCAACGCGCGGCTGGGCGGCGTGCCGTTCGTCGGCATCGGCAAGGCGGCCGGCTGGACGTTCGCCACCAAGGCGGCCGCGCCGGCGGGCGACGTGCTGACGGTGGATGACGACGGCACGGCCGACTTCCGTACCGTGCAGGGAGCGCTGAACCACGCCATGCAGCACCTGGCGAAGGCGGCGCCCGTGACCATCGATGTACGCAATGGCACCTACGAGGAGCTGCTGTACCTGCGCGGCAAGGACAACGTCGGCATCGTGGGCGAGAGCCGCGACGGCGTCGAGATCCGCTACACCAACAACGAGACGCTGAACCCGGGCACCGGTGCCAGCCAGGTCGCCAACGCGAACGGCACGAACGGCGGGCGCGCGCTGATGCTTGTGGAGGCGGCCGACATGCTGCGCCTGCAAAACCTCACGCTGCGCAATACGACCCTGCGTTCGCCCGCCATCTCGGGCCAGGCCGAAACGCTGTACTTCAACAGCGACGGCGGCCGCCTCGTCGCGCAGGATGCGGCGTTCCACAGCGAGCAGGACACCCTGAACCTGAAGGGCTGGTCATGGTTCCACCGCACGCTGGTGGCCGGCAACGTGGACTTCATCTGGGGCAGCCCCCGCGCCGCGCTGTTCGAGGACAGCGAGATCCGCTCGGTGGGCGACAGCGCCAATGCCGCCAATGGCGGCTACGTGCTGCAGGCGCGGGTACCGGCCGCCACCGACAAGGGCTTCGTGTTCCTCGACAGCCGCCTGACGCACGGTCCGGGTCCCGGCCCGCTGCATGGCGACGTGCCGGCCGGCGCGACCTGGCTGGCGCGCAGTCCCGGCGGCACGGCAAGCTGGGACAACATCGCCTTCATCAACTGTCGCATGGGTCGCCACGTGGCGGCGGCGGGATGGGCCGGACCGGGCGTCAATGGCCAGCCGGCACCCAATCCTGCGGTGCCGAATGCAGTGTCGGGCTGGCGCGAGTACGGCACGACGGACCTGGAGGGCAACCCGATCGACCTGGCCGCGCGCGTGGGCGGCTTCCAGCTCGATGCGCAGGACGTCGCCGCCGGCTTCGGCACGCGCGCGCAGGTGTTTGCGGGGTATGGCGGAGGGGCCGGCTGGGCGCCGCAGCCTTGA
- a CDS encoding PEP-CTERM sorting domain-containing protein (PEP-CTERM proteins occur, often in large numbers, in the proteomes of bacteria that also encode an exosortase, a predicted intramembrane cysteine proteinase. The presence of a PEP-CTERM domain at a protein's C-terminus predicts cleavage within the sorting domain, followed by covalent anchoring to some some component of the (usually Gram-negative) cell surface. Many PEP-CTERM proteins exhibit an unusual sequence composition that includes large numbers of potential glycosylation sites. Expression of one such protein has been shown restore the ability of a bacterium to form floc, a type of biofilm.): MNTKHLAGVLALLAATATSAAHAAPIALQDAVITATYNGSAAGMLGLDRQFAAEPGSNTTRLDPTGSGVEFLTGDYLFGIDFSPSGMLTVIANGAIPTGAYAMRFDFGTSLAAAIGSVTFTGASGATGIPVAALIDSHTIELDLGAVAWSEFGSVTAQLGTAAAVPEPATSALLLTGLAGLLLVRRRAAR, translated from the coding sequence TTGAACACCAAGCATCTCGCAGGCGTGCTGGCGCTCCTCGCCGCCACCGCCACCTCCGCTGCCCACGCCGCCCCCATCGCCTTGCAGGATGCCGTCATCACGGCCACCTACAACGGCAGCGCCGCCGGCATGCTGGGCCTGGACCGGCAGTTCGCCGCCGAACCGGGCTCCAACACGACCCGGCTCGATCCCACCGGCAGTGGCGTCGAGTTCCTGACCGGCGACTACCTGTTCGGCATCGATTTTTCCCCCAGCGGCATGCTGACGGTGATCGCCAACGGCGCCATTCCCACAGGCGCTTACGCCATGCGCTTCGACTTCGGCACCAGCCTCGCCGCCGCCATCGGCTCGGTGACGTTCACGGGTGCCAGCGGCGCCACCGGCATTCCCGTCGCGGCGCTGATCGACAGTCACACCATCGAACTCGATCTCGGCGCCGTCGCTTGGAGCGAATTCGGGTCGGTGACGGCGCAGCTGGGCACCGCCGCCGCGGTCCCGGAGCCGGCGACGTCCGCACTGCTGCTGACGGGACTGGCGGGCCTGTTGCTGGTCCGGCGCCGCGCTGCCCGCTAG